In a single window of the Megalobrama amblycephala isolate DHTTF-2021 linkage group LG3, ASM1881202v1, whole genome shotgun sequence genome:
- the ccdc166 gene encoding rac guanine nucleotide exchange factor JJ isoform X1, whose translation MSSKKKSESKHQQDANVSAERAEQDESQREMLLHIEYDTLSENLSTLKRRVEQLRKENEFLQKEVDQTRTENVEYISYLSKKAEKRQNAIVTLSDQSHQELEELQRQRQIMQDKHQEKTNEFQREILQTENQLAKLNIEIADLKEVKTLQQQHSCRIAELERELTAFQCHNSETLVALKADFIRKKKSQEQEAENTMQALTISANKEASHYIKSYTNEMFQKNKRLREELGKLYPRYQALSRQQGALRSHQRQLLLEQEYVQMLRAQRISSCSESTTSACANNKEHPQSNHQ comes from the exons ATGTCATCAAAGAAGAAAAGCGAATCAAAGCACCAGCAGGACGCAAATGTCTCCGCTGAAAGGGCAGAACAGGATGAATCACAAAGAGAGATGCTGTTACACATTGA ATATGACACTCTGAGTGAGAACCTAAGCACACTGAAGAGGAGAGTTGAACAACT ACGAAAAGAAAATGAGTTTCTTCAGAAAGAGGTAGATCAGACCCGTACAGAAAAT GTAGAGTACATCTCATATCTGTCTAAGAAGGCAGAGAAGAGACAGAATGCTATAGTCACTCTGAGTGATCAGAGCCATCAGGAACTTGAGGAGCTgcagagacagagacagatcATGCAGGATAAACATCAAGAGAAGACCAATG aGTTTCAGAGAGAGATCCTGCAGACGGAAAATCAGCTGGCCAAGCTAAATATTGAAATTGCAGACCTAAAAGAGGTTAAG ACTCTACAACAGCAGCATTCGTGTCGTATCGCTGAGCTGGAGAGAGAGCTGACTGCTTTTCAGTGTCATAATTCAGAGACTCTGGTTGCTCTCAAGGCTGATTTCATTAGAAAGAAGAAGAGCCAGGAGCAAGAGGCAGAAAACACAATGCAAGCTTTGACTATCTCAGCCAACAAG GAGGCATCTCACTACATTAAGTCCTATACAAATGAGATGTTTCAGAAGAATAAAAGACTGCGTGAGGAGTTAGGAAAACTTTACCCGAGATATCAGGCTCTGTCCAGACAACAGGGCGCTCTAAGGAGTCATCAACGACAACTGCTGCTGGAGCAAGAGTATGTGCAGATGCTTCGCGCCCAGCGTATTTCCTCATGCTCAGAATCCACAACAAGTGCGTGTGCGAACAACAAAGAACACCCCCAGAGCAACCACCAATAA
- the ccdc166 gene encoding tropomyosin-2 isoform X2, with the protein MSSKKKSESKHQQDANVSAERAEQDESQREMLLHIEYDTLSENLSTLKRRVEQLRKENEFLQKEVDQTRTENVEYISYLSKKAEKRQNAIVTLSDQSHQELEELQRQRQIMQDKHQEKTNEFQREILQTENQLAKLNIEIADLKEVKTLQQQHSCRIAELERELTAFQCHNSETLVALKADFIRKKKSQEQEAENTMQALTISANKMFSLPSP; encoded by the exons ATGTCATCAAAGAAGAAAAGCGAATCAAAGCACCAGCAGGACGCAAATGTCTCCGCTGAAAGGGCAGAACAGGATGAATCACAAAGAGAGATGCTGTTACACATTGA ATATGACACTCTGAGTGAGAACCTAAGCACACTGAAGAGGAGAGTTGAACAACT ACGAAAAGAAAATGAGTTTCTTCAGAAAGAGGTAGATCAGACCCGTACAGAAAAT GTAGAGTACATCTCATATCTGTCTAAGAAGGCAGAGAAGAGACAGAATGCTATAGTCACTCTGAGTGATCAGAGCCATCAGGAACTTGAGGAGCTgcagagacagagacagatcATGCAGGATAAACATCAAGAGAAGACCAATG aGTTTCAGAGAGAGATCCTGCAGACGGAAAATCAGCTGGCCAAGCTAAATATTGAAATTGCAGACCTAAAAGAGGTTAAG ACTCTACAACAGCAGCATTCGTGTCGTATCGCTGAGCTGGAGAGAGAGCTGACTGCTTTTCAGTGTCATAATTCAGAGACTCTGGTTGCTCTCAAGGCTGATTTCATTAGAAAGAAGAAGAGCCAGGAGCAAGAGGCAGAAAACACAATGCAAGCTTTGACTATCTCAGCCAACAAG ATGTTTTCTCTCCCCTCTCCCTAG
- the LOC125264503 gene encoding butyrophilin subfamily 1 member A1-like, whose amino-acid sequence MKLVGVALIFCALTDLTSELYNVVGPAEPLFIVAGEDVILPCYIKPNTSAVNMTVEWFRLDQDEIVHLYKNRENRITEHSQSYKGRTALFQDELQYGNASLKLSTVQVSDEGFYKCFIESNSWYDDITVNVKVGAIGTYPLIIIEEFDHSGGLRLLCECEGWNPEPELLWLDSEGDVLISDTTETHKDAKGFSVKHRITVHNSETKYHCRVKLRHYMLQTDISVSSKMFHIWRTSVIWISVAVVFGTITAVAIATFVYIRRVRYLRRIQKEIAKRRKYAVDVTLDPDTAHKSLILSDDGKQVRRGEKKQNVPDNPERFDKCGNVLGKQGFSSGRFYFEVQVKGKTDWDLGVARESINRKGKITLSPQNGYWTVRLRNGNQYSACAGTSVSLSLKVKPQKVGVFVDYEEGLVSFYDVESKSHIYSFTDHWFTDKLYPFLNPCTNIKSTYSAPMIITPINFSK is encoded by the exons ATGAAGTTGGTTGGAGTGGCTCTGATTTTTTGTGCACTTACAGATTTAACATCAG AGCTGTATAATGTTGTGGGACCTGCAGAACCTCTCTTTATTGTTGCTGGTGAAGATGTGATCCTGCCCTGTTATATCAAACCCAACACCAGTGCTGTGAACATGACAGTGGAATGGTTTAGACTTGACCAAGACGAAATAGTGCATCTCTATAAAAATCGTGAAAACAGAATCACCGAGCACAGTCAGTCCTACAAAGGCAGAACAGCGCTGTTCCAAGATGAACTACAGTATGGAAATGCCTCGCTCAAACTCTCAACAGTCCAAGTCTCTGATGAAGGATTTTACAAGTGTTTTATTGAGTCCAACTCCTGGTACGATGATATCACTGTTAATGTTAAAGTCGGAG CTATAGGAACTTATCCACTGATCATTATAGAGGAGTTTGATCATTCAGGAGGGCTTCGtctgctgtgtgaatgtgaagGCTGGAACCCTGAACCTGAGCTTCTGTGGCTGGACAGTGAAGGAGATGTTTTGATTTCTGATACTACAGAGACACATAAAGATGCAAAGGGCTTCAGCGTCAAACACAGGATCACTGTGCATAACAGTGAGACCAAGTATCACTGCAGAGTCAAACTGAGACATTATATGCTGCAAACGGACATCAGTGTCTCAA GTAAAATGTTTCACATTTGGAGAACATCAGTCATTTGGATTTCAGTTGCAGTTGTATTCGGTACCATTACTGCAGTTGCAATTGCTACTTTTGTTTACATAAGAAGAG TTCGCTATTTAAGGAGGATTCAAAAAG aGATCGCAAAGAGAAGAAAATATGCTG TTGATGTGACACTGGATCCAGATACAGctcataaatctctcatcttgTCTGATGATGGGAAACAAGTGCGacgtggagaaaaaaaacagaatgtaCCAGACAATCCTGAGAGGTTTGATAAATGCGGCAATGTCCTTGGAAAGCAGGGATTCTCTTCTGGAAGGTTTTATTTTGAGGTACAGGTGAAAGGAAAAACTGACTGGGATTTAGGAGTAGCCAGAGAATCCATTAACAGAAAAGGGAAGATCACACTGAGTCCTCAGAATGGATACTGGACAGTGCGGTTGAGAAATGGGAACCAGTATAGTGCCTGTGCTGGaacctctgtctctctctcgctAAAAGTGAAGCCCCAGAAGGTGGGTGTGTTTGTGGATTATGAGGAGGGTCTGGTCTCCTTTTATGATGTGGAATCCAAGTCTCATATCTACTCTTTCACGGATCATTGGTTCACTGACAAACTCTATCCATTTTTAAACCCATGTACAAACATTAAAAGCACATACTCAGCCCCAATGATCATCACACCTATCAATTTCAGCAAATGA
- the homezb gene encoding homeobox and leucine zipper encoding b, with product MEQCSAPQLESASTHSSPPDSAEKPGGDAGETVKDAYECRICGYKAQDVKCLSQHLHAAHPVTSLSDSVRSERCEALEERGGGVETPCFDGDLGKSFVKDKPVTTEGSESTSLQTPEDSNETSSSVEAKEQEEMDVSPAPEETQSSSAELPQEKSPCSSGTKESCQKRQTVSSGTSTHNQANLVCLPLVSEGLKLIWVRSEQVHELDSVSELVEAFNEFPYPTSQEASALARKCALPPDRVKAWFMMQRVRYGISWADDDIQETRRKLWRIQKRMEAEECVEINDEEDCLGRDETQQDFIPPPAADAHVDQRDHTPKPSRTVPQHIISDQSRLHFSQNNASQSNNGVQQLVSSNVVYKNGLGPASQVPQVNPHFQNDSRNLPPQNTGVQLLNTYGRSSYVIMNDQPAAMPYPELPELSQSLHCLPGKKSKAQLMALRRSFVQKSWPSDGEVQRLQKMTGLNRREIRKWFADSRYQLRKNGRAWLAKLAGRNRSLQLAQQNPQNELENDVLPSADFFDNDEADDAEGGFEVDVDVADDDEPLNQSNETKEEVSDEGEFDDSNASVQQYSADISPSPSPSPSFLRGRVEPNVRLRKKTREQLEILRQSFLRCQWPTSDDYLILQQKTGLTRTEIIQWYGDTRYHVKHNQMRWMTSQERERIIAVIMQQQKRGGKYSRGRVAFENMGSGVSLGDSTVINGGGGGEAATWNELFRGGTPVLPEGEL from the exons ATGGAGCAGTGCTCAGCTCCGCAGCTCGAGAGCGCAAGTACGCACTCTTCACCACCAGACTCGGCGGAAAAGCCAGGAGGAGATGCTGGGGAGACGGTTAAGGATGCTTACGAGTGTCGGATTTGTGGTTATAAAGCGCAAGATGTTAAATGTCTCAGTCAGCACCTGCACGCCGCTCACCCTGTTACCAGCCTTTCCGACTCGGTAAGGAGCGAGCGATGTGAAGCGCTAGAGGAGCGCGGTGGCGGCGTGGAGACACCCTGCTTCGATGGTGACCtgggaaagagctttgtcaAGGATAAA CCAGTCACCACTGAGGGATCTGAATCTACTTCACTTCAGACTCCCGAAGACTCAAATGAGACCTCGTCCTCCGTGGAGGCAAAAGAACAGGAAGAGATGGATGTCTCACCTGCTCCTGAAGAAACACAGAGCTCATCTGCCGAATTACCTCAGGAGAAGTCACCCTGCTCTTCAGGGACTAAGGAGTCTTGCCAAAAGAGGCAAACAGTCTCCTCTGGCACATCAACACACAACCAGGCTAACCTAGTCTGTCTTCCATTGGTATCCGAGGGGTTAAAGCTTATCTGGGTGCGCTCGGAGCAGGTCCATGAGCTGGATTCCGTGTCGGAACTCGTGGAAGCCTTTAATGAGTTCCCATACCCCACGTCACAGGAGGCAAGTGCTCTGGCTCGAAAGTGCGCATTACCGCCGGACAGAGTTAAAGCATGGTTCATGATGCAACGGGTGCGCTACGGCATTAGCTGGGCTGATGACGACATCCAAGAAACGCGACGCAAGCTGTGGCGAATTCAGAAAAGAATGGAAGCCGAGGAGTGTGTGGAAATCAATGACGAGGAGGATTGTTTAGGACGTGATGAAACGCAACAGGATTTTATACCGCCACCTGCGGCAGATGCCCATGTAGATCAGAGAGACCACACGCCTAAACCCAGCCGTACTGTTCCTCAACACATCATCAGTGACCAATCCCGCTTGCATTTCAGCCAGAATAATGCTTCCCAATCCAATAACGGTGTACAGCAGTTGGTCAGTTCTAATGTCGTGTACAAAAACGGTCTTGGACCTGCATCCCAAGTTCCTCAAGTTAATCCCCATTTCCAAAATGACAGTAGAAACTTACCGCCTCAGAATACTGGAGTCCAGCTGCTCAATACCTATGGACGTTCGTCGTACGTGATTATGAACGATCAACCGGCTGCAATGCCATACCCTGAGCTCCCAGAGCTTTCACAGTCTCTACACTGCTTGCCAGGGAAAAAATCGAAAGCGCAGTTGATGGCCCTGCGCCGCAGTTTTGTACAGAAGTCTTGGCCATCTGACGGCGAGGTTCAGCGGCTCCAGAAAATGACTGGACTTAATCGGCGCGAAATCCGCAAATGGTTTGCCGACAGCCGCTACCAGCTTCGCAAGAATGGCCGGGCTTGGCTAGCCAAGCTCGCGGGGCGCAATCGCTCATTGCAGCTGGCACAACAGAACCCTCAGAACGAGCTGGAGAACGACGTTCTACCTAGCGCTGATTTTTTTGACAACGACGAGGCTGACGACGCAGAGGGGGGGTTTGAGGTTGATGTGGATGTGGCTGATGATGATGAACCACTCAACCAATCAAATGAGACCAAGGAGGAAGTAAGCGACGAAGGAGAGTTCGATGACAGCAACGCTTCCGTTCAACAATACTCTGCGGATATCTCCCCATCTCCTTCTCCATCTCCGTCATTCCTCCGCGGCCGGGTAGAACCAAACGTGAGACTTCGTAAGAAGACGAGGGAACAGTTGGAAATTTTGCGGCAAAGCTTCCTTCGCTGCCAGTGGCCCACAAGCGACGACTACTTGATTCTCCAGCAGAAGACAGGCCTGACAAGGACAGAGATCATCCAGTGGTACGGAGACACGCGTTACCAcgtcaaacacaatcagatgCGCTGGATGACCTCACAGGAGAGGGAACGCATCATCGCCGTCATAATGCAACAACAGAAAAGGGGCGGGAAGTATTCACGGGGAAGAGTCGCGTTTGAGAACATGGGCTCTGGGGTGAGTTTGGGCGATTCTACGGTAATCAACGGAGGTGGAGGGGGCGAAGCAGCAACATGGAACGAACTTTTTAGGGGAGGTACCCCAGTTTTGCCTGAGGGTGAACTCTGA
- the cideb gene encoding cell death activator CIDE-B codes for METTTSLFRSVSRRVWSPPQRPFRVCSWNREVKKGITAGTLEELKEKAAQALFITTVLILVCEEDGTEVDSDEFLITLPDNTIFMALKPGDIWKPHPLLQRGGNKPGHNKPRTGKDIAQITFDLYRTHPKDVFGSLNVKATFKGLYSVSADFQCLGPKKVLREALKFMSSLLHAAGHLLITSASVIRRIIQGADLLQGQQAQPVEYWE; via the exons ATGGAAACAACGACTTCCCTTTTCAG GTCAGTGTCTCGGCGGGTTTGGTCGCCCCCTCAGCGTCCGTTCAGAGTGTGTTCCTGGAACAGAGAGGTCAAAAAAGGAATCACTGCAGGAACCCTAGAGGAGCTCAAAGAGAAG GCAGCTCAGGCTCTCTTTATAACTACTGTGCTGATTTTGGTGTGTGAAGAAGATGGGACAGAGGTTGACTCTGATGAGTTCCTCATAACCCTGCCGGACAACACCATTTTCATGGCCCTGAAACCTGGAGACATCTGGAAACCTCAtcct TTACTTCAAAGGGGTGGTAACAAACCAGGTCATAATAAGCCAAGGACAGGAAAAGACATTGCTCAGATCACCTTTGATCTTTACCGTACGCACCCCAAAGACGTGTTCGGCTCACTGAATGTGAAAGCCACATTTAAAGGGCTTTACTCTGTCAGTGCAGATTTTCAATGCTTGGGACCAAAAAAAGTGCTGAG GGAGGCCCTCAAATTCATGTCCAGTCTCCTCCATGCTGCTGGACACTTGCTGATCACTTCTGCTTCTGTAATTCGCCGCATCATCCAAGGGGCAGATCTTCTTCAAGGCCAACAAGCCCAACCTGTCGAGTATTGGGAATAA